The following coding sequences lie in one Musa acuminata AAA Group cultivar baxijiao chromosome BXJ3-1, Cavendish_Baxijiao_AAA, whole genome shotgun sequence genomic window:
- the LOC135584818 gene encoding lysine-specific demethylase JMJ21-like isoform X1 has translation MEPMIGDRRPDALGTLRVLPDETLCAILDLLSPTDLARLSCVSSVMYILCNEEPLWMSQCLRDGGLVEYRSSWKKTTLHRQNLYTKSEICEKPRQFDGFISWFLYKRWYRCFTTLTAYSFDFGDIERKKSITLEEFQSEYDGKRPVLLTELAYTWPARTKWMVDQLSLNYGDVAFSISQRSSKKITMKFRDYISYMEVQHDEDPLYIFDEKFGEVAPSLLDDYSVPYLFQEDFFDVLDPDKRPAFRWLIIGPERSGASWHVDPALTSAWNTLLVGRKRWALYPPGRVPAGVTVHVNEEDGDINIETPTSLQWWLDIYPQLADHDKPLECTQLPGETIFVPSGWWHCVLNLETTVAITQNFVNKTNFEFVCLDMAPGHRHKGVCRAGFLAVENNFLRSVESDGFPKTSSLDDPDMPRKEKRLKGSGLGSKPFQFNDSWRAENALSPLHSKIQDESFSYDISFLSTFLEENRDHYNSVWSPSNSIGQREMREWLYKLWISKPAIRELIWKGAQIALDIDKWYARLIEVCTCYNLPPPLDDEKFPVGTGSNPVYLVSDYVIKLFAEGGLNSSIHSLGTELQFYHLLQHTNSSLKDHVPEIFASGLLSEENGFLKIFPWDGKGVPDVIANCKLIGDCMKDSFPFGIWSKKKIELADAGSIPCTKMWPYIVTKRCKGDIFANLRDTLSRDDALHLASFLGEQLRNLHLLPLPYFHYRNKLNVNNASTQVTSEDNNIPLDWELIVMALNRRTRDVQKRLSIWGDPIPRHLIEKADAYIPHDLTMLLDLTKDDNGLYKVGVSPTWIHSDIMDDNIHMEPCQPIPCFEHSSCLALAVNGELDAHETEGRLRKWQPTHIIDFSDLSIGDPLYDLIPIYLDVFRGDEVLFKQLLRSYRLPLSKASIHGAHSCKVPENEAKFKRLSYRAMCYCILHEENVLGAIFSLWKELRTAASWEEVEETVWGELNNYQCSY, from the exons ATGGAGCCGATGATCGGAGATCGGAGGCCCGACGCCCTCGGCACCCTCCGTGTCCTTCCCGACGAGACCCTTTGCGCCATCCTCGATCTCCTCTCCCCGACCGATCTTGCCCGCCTCTCTTGCGTCAGCAG TGTTATGTATATACTCTGCAACGAGGAGCCACTGTGGATGAGTCAGTGTCTTAGAGATGGAGGTCTTGTTGAGTACAGAAGCAGTTGGAAGAAGACAACACTGCACAG GCAAAACCTCTATACCAAATCTGAAATTTGTGAAAAACCTCGGCAATTTGATG GATTCATCTCTTGGTTTTTGTACAAAAGATGGTACAGATGTTTTACCACTTTGACTGCATACTCATTCGACTTTGGAGATATCGAAAGAAAGAAGAGTATTACCTTGGAGGAGTTTCAGTCTGAGTACGATGGCAAAAGGCCA GTTTTGCTTACTGAATTGGCCTATACTTGGCCAGCAAGAACTAAGTGGATGGTTGACCAACTATCATTGAACTATGGGGATGTTGCATTTAGTATATCTCAAAGGAGTTCTAAGAAGATTACCATGAAATTCAGAGATTATATCTCATACATGGAAGTTCAGCATGATGAAGATCCCCTATACATTTTTGATGAGAAG TTTGGGGAAGTTGCACCATCCCTCTTGGATGATTATAGCGTTCCTTATCTCTTCCAAGAAGATTTCTTTGATGTCTTAGATCCAGATAAACGACCTGCATTTAGATGGCTAATTATTGGGCCAGAAAGGTCCGGAGCATCTTGGCATGTTGATCCAGCATTGACCAGTGCCTGGAACACACTTCTTGTTGGACGAAAAAG ATGGGCACTTTATCCGCCAGGTAGAGTGCCTGCAGGTGTTACTGTACATGTGAATGAAGAAGATGGTGATATTAATATTGAAACCCCAACATCCTTGCAG TGGTGGCTGGATATCTATCCTCAGCTTGCTGATCATGATAAGCCATTAGAATGTACTCAGTTGCCTGGTGAGACTATATTCGTGCCCAGTGGTTGGTGGCATTGCGTGCTAAATTTAGAAACAACTGTTGCTATCACACAAAACTTTGTGAATAAAACAAACTTCGAGTTTGTATGTCTGGATATGGCTCCTGGTCATCGTCATAAAGGAGTATGTCGTGCTGGATTCCTGGCTgtcgaaaataattttcttagaaGTGTAGAAAGTGATGGGTTTCCTAAAACAAGTTCATTGGACGACCCTGATATGCCTAGGAAAGAAAAAAGACTCAAAGGTTCAGGTCTTGGGAGCAAACCATTTCAATTCAATGACAGTTGGCGTGCTGAAAATGCACTGTCCCCGCTCCATAGTAAGATCCAGGATGAGAGTTTCTCTTATGACATAAGCTTTTTATCTACATTTTTGGAGGAAAATAGAGACCACTATAATTCTGTTTGGAGCCCTAGCAACTCCATTGGGCAAAGAGAAATGCGAGAATGGTTATACAAGCTCTGGATTTCAAAACCAGCAATAAGAGAATTAATATGGAAG GGAGCACAAATAGCTTTAGACATCGACAAATGGTATGCACGCTTGATAGAAGTTTGTACATGCTATAATCTGCCCCCGCCTTTGGATGATGAGAAGTTTCCTGTTGGCACAGGTAGCAATCCT GTTTATCTTGTTTCTGACTATGTAATAAAACTCTTTGCTGAAGGGGGTCTGAATTCTTCTATTCACAGTTTGGGCACTGAG CTTCAGTTCTACCATCTTCTTCAACATACCAACTCATCTCTGAAAGATCATGTTCCTGAAATTTTTGCAAGTGGGCTTCTATCCGAAGAAAATGGCTTTCTTAAAATATTTCCATGGGATGGAAAAGGGGTCCCTGATGTGATTGCCAATTGCAAACTTATAGGAGATTGCATGAAGGATAGTTTTCCCTTTGGTATATGGAGCAAGAAAAAGATCGAACTTGCTGATGCAGGATCCATTCCATGCACAAAGATGTGGCCTTACATAGTAACTAAAAGATGCAAAGGGGATATTTTTGCTAATTT GCGGGATACACTCTCTAGGGATGATGCCTTacatttggcttcatttttgggaGAACAACTGCGAAATCTTCACCTCTTACCCTTACCTTACTTCCATTATAGAAACAAATTAAATGTCAATAATGCTTCAACACAAGTGACTTCTGAAGATAATAATATTCCACTGGACTGGGAACTTATTGTTATGGCTCTGAATAGAAGAACAAGGGATGTTCAAAAACGTCTCAGCATATG GGGGGACCCTATACCAAGACATCTAATAGAGAAGGCTGATGCATATATTCCACATGACCTCACGATGTTGCTGGACTTAACAAAG GATGATAATGGCTTGTACAAGGTTGGTGTATCTCCTACTTGGATACACTCAGATATCATGGATGACAACATTCACATGGAACCATGCCAACCTATTCCTTGCTTTGAGCATTCTTCATGTTTAGCTCTAGCTGTTAATGGAGAATTGGATGCTCATGAAACAGAAGGAAGGCTAAGGAAATGGCAGCCAACTCACATTATTGATTTTAGTGACCTGTCAATAG GTGATCCTTTATATGACTTGATTCCAATATATCTGGATGTTTTTAGAGGAGATGAAGTTCTTTTTAAACAGCTTTTGAGAAGCTATAGACTTCCCTTGTCAAAAGCATCTATACATGGTGCACACTCTTGCAAAGTACCAGAGAACGAGGCGAAGTTCAAAAGACTGTCATATCGAGCCAT
- the LOC135584818 gene encoding lysine-specific demethylase JMJ21-like isoform X2 yields the protein MEVLLSTEAVGRRQHCTGFISWFLYKRWYRCFTTLTAYSFDFGDIERKKSITLEEFQSEYDGKRPVLLTELAYTWPARTKWMVDQLSLNYGDVAFSISQRSSKKITMKFRDYISYMEVQHDEDPLYIFDEKFGEVAPSLLDDYSVPYLFQEDFFDVLDPDKRPAFRWLIIGPERSGASWHVDPALTSAWNTLLVGRKRWALYPPGRVPAGVTVHVNEEDGDINIETPTSLQWWLDIYPQLADHDKPLECTQLPGETIFVPSGWWHCVLNLETTVAITQNFVNKTNFEFVCLDMAPGHRHKGVCRAGFLAVENNFLRSVESDGFPKTSSLDDPDMPRKEKRLKGSGLGSKPFQFNDSWRAENALSPLHSKIQDESFSYDISFLSTFLEENRDHYNSVWSPSNSIGQREMREWLYKLWISKPAIRELIWKGAQIALDIDKWYARLIEVCTCYNLPPPLDDEKFPVGTGSNPVYLVSDYVIKLFAEGGLNSSIHSLGTELQFYHLLQHTNSSLKDHVPEIFASGLLSEENGFLKIFPWDGKGVPDVIANCKLIGDCMKDSFPFGIWSKKKIELADAGSIPCTKMWPYIVTKRCKGDIFANLRDTLSRDDALHLASFLGEQLRNLHLLPLPYFHYRNKLNVNNASTQVTSEDNNIPLDWELIVMALNRRTRDVQKRLSIWGDPIPRHLIEKADAYIPHDLTMLLDLTKDDNGLYKVGVSPTWIHSDIMDDNIHMEPCQPIPCFEHSSCLALAVNGELDAHETEGRLRKWQPTHIIDFSDLSIGDPLYDLIPIYLDVFRGDEVLFKQLLRSYRLPLSKASIHGAHSCKVPENEAKFKRLSYRAMCYCILHEENVLGAIFSLWKELRTAASWEEVEETVWGELNNYQCSY from the exons ATGGAGGTCTTGTTGAGTACAGAAGCAGTTGGAAGAAGACAACACTGCACAG GATTCATCTCTTGGTTTTTGTACAAAAGATGGTACAGATGTTTTACCACTTTGACTGCATACTCATTCGACTTTGGAGATATCGAAAGAAAGAAGAGTATTACCTTGGAGGAGTTTCAGTCTGAGTACGATGGCAAAAGGCCA GTTTTGCTTACTGAATTGGCCTATACTTGGCCAGCAAGAACTAAGTGGATGGTTGACCAACTATCATTGAACTATGGGGATGTTGCATTTAGTATATCTCAAAGGAGTTCTAAGAAGATTACCATGAAATTCAGAGATTATATCTCATACATGGAAGTTCAGCATGATGAAGATCCCCTATACATTTTTGATGAGAAG TTTGGGGAAGTTGCACCATCCCTCTTGGATGATTATAGCGTTCCTTATCTCTTCCAAGAAGATTTCTTTGATGTCTTAGATCCAGATAAACGACCTGCATTTAGATGGCTAATTATTGGGCCAGAAAGGTCCGGAGCATCTTGGCATGTTGATCCAGCATTGACCAGTGCCTGGAACACACTTCTTGTTGGACGAAAAAG ATGGGCACTTTATCCGCCAGGTAGAGTGCCTGCAGGTGTTACTGTACATGTGAATGAAGAAGATGGTGATATTAATATTGAAACCCCAACATCCTTGCAG TGGTGGCTGGATATCTATCCTCAGCTTGCTGATCATGATAAGCCATTAGAATGTACTCAGTTGCCTGGTGAGACTATATTCGTGCCCAGTGGTTGGTGGCATTGCGTGCTAAATTTAGAAACAACTGTTGCTATCACACAAAACTTTGTGAATAAAACAAACTTCGAGTTTGTATGTCTGGATATGGCTCCTGGTCATCGTCATAAAGGAGTATGTCGTGCTGGATTCCTGGCTgtcgaaaataattttcttagaaGTGTAGAAAGTGATGGGTTTCCTAAAACAAGTTCATTGGACGACCCTGATATGCCTAGGAAAGAAAAAAGACTCAAAGGTTCAGGTCTTGGGAGCAAACCATTTCAATTCAATGACAGTTGGCGTGCTGAAAATGCACTGTCCCCGCTCCATAGTAAGATCCAGGATGAGAGTTTCTCTTATGACATAAGCTTTTTATCTACATTTTTGGAGGAAAATAGAGACCACTATAATTCTGTTTGGAGCCCTAGCAACTCCATTGGGCAAAGAGAAATGCGAGAATGGTTATACAAGCTCTGGATTTCAAAACCAGCAATAAGAGAATTAATATGGAAG GGAGCACAAATAGCTTTAGACATCGACAAATGGTATGCACGCTTGATAGAAGTTTGTACATGCTATAATCTGCCCCCGCCTTTGGATGATGAGAAGTTTCCTGTTGGCACAGGTAGCAATCCT GTTTATCTTGTTTCTGACTATGTAATAAAACTCTTTGCTGAAGGGGGTCTGAATTCTTCTATTCACAGTTTGGGCACTGAG CTTCAGTTCTACCATCTTCTTCAACATACCAACTCATCTCTGAAAGATCATGTTCCTGAAATTTTTGCAAGTGGGCTTCTATCCGAAGAAAATGGCTTTCTTAAAATATTTCCATGGGATGGAAAAGGGGTCCCTGATGTGATTGCCAATTGCAAACTTATAGGAGATTGCATGAAGGATAGTTTTCCCTTTGGTATATGGAGCAAGAAAAAGATCGAACTTGCTGATGCAGGATCCATTCCATGCACAAAGATGTGGCCTTACATAGTAACTAAAAGATGCAAAGGGGATATTTTTGCTAATTT GCGGGATACACTCTCTAGGGATGATGCCTTacatttggcttcatttttgggaGAACAACTGCGAAATCTTCACCTCTTACCCTTACCTTACTTCCATTATAGAAACAAATTAAATGTCAATAATGCTTCAACACAAGTGACTTCTGAAGATAATAATATTCCACTGGACTGGGAACTTATTGTTATGGCTCTGAATAGAAGAACAAGGGATGTTCAAAAACGTCTCAGCATATG GGGGGACCCTATACCAAGACATCTAATAGAGAAGGCTGATGCATATATTCCACATGACCTCACGATGTTGCTGGACTTAACAAAG GATGATAATGGCTTGTACAAGGTTGGTGTATCTCCTACTTGGATACACTCAGATATCATGGATGACAACATTCACATGGAACCATGCCAACCTATTCCTTGCTTTGAGCATTCTTCATGTTTAGCTCTAGCTGTTAATGGAGAATTGGATGCTCATGAAACAGAAGGAAGGCTAAGGAAATGGCAGCCAACTCACATTATTGATTTTAGTGACCTGTCAATAG GTGATCCTTTATATGACTTGATTCCAATATATCTGGATGTTTTTAGAGGAGATGAAGTTCTTTTTAAACAGCTTTTGAGAAGCTATAGACTTCCCTTGTCAAAAGCATCTATACATGGTGCACACTCTTGCAAAGTACCAGAGAACGAGGCGAAGTTCAAAAGACTGTCATATCGAGCCAT
- the LOC103991513 gene encoding tubulin-folding cofactor C — MEGEEGSESKQHHLSAGTLDPVSQKKHAAMLDRLATLHQSRLQQSAARSAAAAAASPAFESVSAFLDRFAESRRSIETDLQGCRALAADPASAARLKPELEKLAASIADLDRLVAENSYFLPSYEVRSSLRAISALKESLEAANSELLPRKKFSFRNKASKKDPTFLVKEVEEAKVSAPGKPDLAVVRETPGFRNKEGSILIKHFRVSEEGEGDFTLADLNSCEIYLRGRLRALFIHRLTNCRVFAGAVLGSILIEEVNDCLLMLASHQIRIHHARATDFYLRVRSRPIIEDSSGVRFAPYRLFYEGIEEELRDSGLEEETGNWANVDDFKWLRAVQSPNWSVIPEEERVQTMNASDATEEPCEDKQ, encoded by the coding sequence ATGGAGGGGGAAGAAGGATCCGAATCGAAGCAGCACCATCTTTCCGCCGGAACGTTAGATCCGGTCTCCCAGAAGAAGCACGCCGCGATGCTCGACCGCCTGGCCACCCTCCACCAGTCCCGCCTGCAGCAGTCGGCCGCACGAAGCGCCGCAGCCGCCGCCGCCTCGCCCGCCTTCGAGTCCGTGTCCGCCTTCCTCGACCGCTTCGCCGAATCCAGGCGCTCCATAGAGACCGACCTCCAGGGCTGCCGCGCCCTCGCCGCCGACCCGGCGTCGGCGGCCCGCCTGAAGCCCGAGCTGGAGAAGTTGGCTGCCTCCATCGCCGACCTGGACCGGCTTGTCGCCGAGAACTCCTACTTCTTGCCGTCGTACGAGGTCCGATCCTCCCTAAGGGCGATCTCCGCTCTTAAAGAGTCACTGGAGGCGGCAAACTCCGAGCTTTTGCCCAGGAAAAAGTTCTCTTTCAGAAACAAGGCTTCCAAGAAGGATCCAACCTTTTTGGTCAAAGAAGTCGAAGAGGCGAAGGTCTCTGCGCCGGGAAAGCCGGATCTTGCGGTCGTCCGGGAGACACCAGGATTCCGGAACAAGGAGGGCTCGATCTTGATCAAGCATTTTAGGGTTTCCGAAGAGGGGGAGGGCGATTTCACTCTCGCCGACCTCAATTCTTGCGAGATCTACCTTCGAGGTCGGCTTCGGGCTCTCTTCATTCACCGGCTTACCAATTGCCGGGTCTTTGCTGGTGCTGTTCTGGGATCGATCCTCATCGAAGAGGTGAACGATTGCTTGCTCATGCTGGCGTCGCACCAGATCAGAATCCACCATGCCAGAGCGACCGATTTCTATCTCCGGGTCCGAAGTCGACCCATCATCGAGGACAGCAGCGGAGTGAGATTTGCACCGTATCGGCTGTTCTACGAAGGGATCGAGGAGGAGCTGAGAGACTCCGGACTGGAGGAGGAAACGGGGAATTGGGCCAATGTGGATGACTTCAAGTGGTTAAGAGCGGTGCAGTCTCCGAACTGGTCTGTGATACCGGAGGAAGAACGTGTGCAAACCATGAATGCATCAGATGCCACCGAGGAGCCGTGTGAAGATAAGCAGTAG
- the LOC135629049 gene encoding phospho-2-dehydro-3-deoxyheptonate aldolase 2, chloroplastic-like has translation MATLSPATNLLHRLSSSSVLSATERGNRQPGLASFLPKTCRIRPRRSISSVHAAEPANTPVVTNKPKKLDTAPAPSTKWAVDSWKAKKALQLPEYPDEKELSEVLRTIESFPPIVFAGEARHLEERLADAAVGRAFLLQGGDCAESFKEFNANNIRDTFRVLLQMGAVLMFGGQMPVVRVGRMAGQFAKPRSEPLEERDGVKLPSYRGDNVNGDAFDAKSRVPDPQRMIRAYTQSAATLNLLRAFATGGYAAMQRVTQWNLDFTEHSEQGDRYQELAHRVDDALGFMAAAGLTMDHPIMTTTEFWTSHECLLLPYEQALTRQDSTSGLYYDCSAHFLWVGERTRQLDGAHVEFLRGVANPLGIKVSDKMNPKELVKLTEILNPHNKPGRITVIARMGAENMRVKLPHLIRAVRSAGQIVTWVSDPMHGNTIKAPCGLKTRPFDAIRAELRAFFDVHEQEGSHPGGVHLEMTGQNVTECIGGSRAVTFDDLSSRYHTHCDPRLNASQSLELAFIIAERLRKRRIQSLHRTGPSSSPPEPF, from the exons ATGGCCACCCTCTCCCCTGCCACCAACCTCCTCCACCGTCTTTCCTCCTCCTCTGTCCTCTCCGCCACCGAGCGAGGCAACCGCCAACCCGGCCTTGCTTCCTTCCTCCCGAAGACGTGTCGGATCAGACCTCGCCGGTCCATCTCCTCCGTGCACGCCGCGGAGCCAGCCAATACGCCGGTTGTGACCAACAAGCCCAAGAAACTGGACACGGCTCCGGCACCGTCGACGAAGTGGGCGGTGGACAGCTGGAAGGCTAAGAAGGCGCTGCAGCTGCCGGAATATCCGGATGAGAAGGAGCTGTCGGAGGTGCTACGGACGATCGAGAGCTTCCCGCCGATCGTGTTCGCCGGGGAGGCGCGCCACCTAGAGGAGCGCCTGGCGGACGCGGCCGTTGGGCGGGCCTTCCTCCTCCAGGGCGGCGACTGCGCCGAGAGCTTTAAGGAGTTCAACGCCAACAACATCCGCGACACCTTCCGCGTCCTCCTCCAGATGGGCGCCGTCCTCATGTTCGGCGGCCAGATGCCGGTTGTCCGG GTGGGGCGGATGGCGGGGCAGTTTGCGAAGCCGAGGTCGGAGCCCTTGGAGGAGCGAGACGGGGTGAAGCTGCCGAGCTACAGGGGAGACAACGTGAACGGCGACGCCTTCGACGCCAAATCCCGGGTCCCGGATCCGCAGAGGATGATAAGGGCATACACCCAGTCGGCGGCGACGCTGAACCTGCTGCGGGCGTTTGCCACCGGAGGTTACGCCGCGATGCAGAGGGTCACGCAGTGGAACTTGGACTTTACCGAACACAGCGAGCAGGGAGACCG ATATCAGGAGCTGGCACACCGGGTGGACGACGCACTGGGGTTCATGGCTGCGGCGGGGTTGACGATGGACCACCCCATAATGACCACGACCGAGTTCTGGACCTCCCATGAGTGCCTTCTCCTCCCCTATGAGCAGGCTCTCACTCGACAGGACTCCACCTCTGGCCTCTATTACGACTGCTCCGCCCACTTCCTCTGGGTCGGCGAGCGGACCCGGCAGCTCGACGGTGCCCACGTCGAGTTCCTTCGTGGTGTTGCCAACCCCTTGGGCATCAAG GTGAGCGACAAGATGAATCCTAAGGAGCTGGTGAAGTTGACAGAGATTCTGAATCCCCACAACAAACCTGGAAGGATCACCGTAATCGCACGGATGGGAGCAGAGAACATGAGGGTGAAGCTTCCTCACCTCATCAGGGCTGTTCGCTCTGCAGGTCAGATTGTGACTTGGGTGAGCGATCCCATGCACGGCAACACCATCAAGGCCCCGTGTGGCCTCAAAACTCGGCCTTTTGACGCCATCCGG GCGGAGTTGCGAGCATTCTTCGACGTGCACGAGCAGGAGGGGAGCCACCCGGGCGGCGTGCATCTGGAGATGACGGGGCAGAACGTGACGGAGTGCATCGGCGGGTCTCGCGCCGTCACCTTCGACGACCTCAGCTCGCGGTACCACACCCACTGCGACCCCAGGCTCAACGCATCCCAGTCCCTGGAGCTGGCCTTCATCATCGCCGAGCGCTTGAGGAAGCGGCGCATCCAGTCGCTGCATCGGACCGGCCCGAGCTCTTCGCCACCCGAGCCATTCTGA
- the LOC135584818 gene encoding lysine-specific demethylase JMJ21-like isoform X3 has product MVDQLSLNYGDVAFSISQRSSKKITMKFRDYISYMEVQHDEDPLYIFDEKFGEVAPSLLDDYSVPYLFQEDFFDVLDPDKRPAFRWLIIGPERSGASWHVDPALTSAWNTLLVGRKRWALYPPGRVPAGVTVHVNEEDGDINIETPTSLQWWLDIYPQLADHDKPLECTQLPGETIFVPSGWWHCVLNLETTVAITQNFVNKTNFEFVCLDMAPGHRHKGVCRAGFLAVENNFLRSVESDGFPKTSSLDDPDMPRKEKRLKGSGLGSKPFQFNDSWRAENALSPLHSKIQDESFSYDISFLSTFLEENRDHYNSVWSPSNSIGQREMREWLYKLWISKPAIRELIWKGAQIALDIDKWYARLIEVCTCYNLPPPLDDEKFPVGTGSNPVYLVSDYVIKLFAEGGLNSSIHSLGTELQFYHLLQHTNSSLKDHVPEIFASGLLSEENGFLKIFPWDGKGVPDVIANCKLIGDCMKDSFPFGIWSKKKIELADAGSIPCTKMWPYIVTKRCKGDIFANLRDTLSRDDALHLASFLGEQLRNLHLLPLPYFHYRNKLNVNNASTQVTSEDNNIPLDWELIVMALNRRTRDVQKRLSIWGDPIPRHLIEKADAYIPHDLTMLLDLTKDDNGLYKVGVSPTWIHSDIMDDNIHMEPCQPIPCFEHSSCLALAVNGELDAHETEGRLRKWQPTHIIDFSDLSIGDPLYDLIPIYLDVFRGDEVLFKQLLRSYRLPLSKASIHGAHSCKVPENEAKFKRLSYRAMCYCILHEENVLGAIFSLWKELRTAASWEEVEETVWGELNNYQCSY; this is encoded by the exons ATGGTTGACCAACTATCATTGAACTATGGGGATGTTGCATTTAGTATATCTCAAAGGAGTTCTAAGAAGATTACCATGAAATTCAGAGATTATATCTCATACATGGAAGTTCAGCATGATGAAGATCCCCTATACATTTTTGATGAGAAG TTTGGGGAAGTTGCACCATCCCTCTTGGATGATTATAGCGTTCCTTATCTCTTCCAAGAAGATTTCTTTGATGTCTTAGATCCAGATAAACGACCTGCATTTAGATGGCTAATTATTGGGCCAGAAAGGTCCGGAGCATCTTGGCATGTTGATCCAGCATTGACCAGTGCCTGGAACACACTTCTTGTTGGACGAAAAAG ATGGGCACTTTATCCGCCAGGTAGAGTGCCTGCAGGTGTTACTGTACATGTGAATGAAGAAGATGGTGATATTAATATTGAAACCCCAACATCCTTGCAG TGGTGGCTGGATATCTATCCTCAGCTTGCTGATCATGATAAGCCATTAGAATGTACTCAGTTGCCTGGTGAGACTATATTCGTGCCCAGTGGTTGGTGGCATTGCGTGCTAAATTTAGAAACAACTGTTGCTATCACACAAAACTTTGTGAATAAAACAAACTTCGAGTTTGTATGTCTGGATATGGCTCCTGGTCATCGTCATAAAGGAGTATGTCGTGCTGGATTCCTGGCTgtcgaaaataattttcttagaaGTGTAGAAAGTGATGGGTTTCCTAAAACAAGTTCATTGGACGACCCTGATATGCCTAGGAAAGAAAAAAGACTCAAAGGTTCAGGTCTTGGGAGCAAACCATTTCAATTCAATGACAGTTGGCGTGCTGAAAATGCACTGTCCCCGCTCCATAGTAAGATCCAGGATGAGAGTTTCTCTTATGACATAAGCTTTTTATCTACATTTTTGGAGGAAAATAGAGACCACTATAATTCTGTTTGGAGCCCTAGCAACTCCATTGGGCAAAGAGAAATGCGAGAATGGTTATACAAGCTCTGGATTTCAAAACCAGCAATAAGAGAATTAATATGGAAG GGAGCACAAATAGCTTTAGACATCGACAAATGGTATGCACGCTTGATAGAAGTTTGTACATGCTATAATCTGCCCCCGCCTTTGGATGATGAGAAGTTTCCTGTTGGCACAGGTAGCAATCCT GTTTATCTTGTTTCTGACTATGTAATAAAACTCTTTGCTGAAGGGGGTCTGAATTCTTCTATTCACAGTTTGGGCACTGAG CTTCAGTTCTACCATCTTCTTCAACATACCAACTCATCTCTGAAAGATCATGTTCCTGAAATTTTTGCAAGTGGGCTTCTATCCGAAGAAAATGGCTTTCTTAAAATATTTCCATGGGATGGAAAAGGGGTCCCTGATGTGATTGCCAATTGCAAACTTATAGGAGATTGCATGAAGGATAGTTTTCCCTTTGGTATATGGAGCAAGAAAAAGATCGAACTTGCTGATGCAGGATCCATTCCATGCACAAAGATGTGGCCTTACATAGTAACTAAAAGATGCAAAGGGGATATTTTTGCTAATTT GCGGGATACACTCTCTAGGGATGATGCCTTacatttggcttcatttttgggaGAACAACTGCGAAATCTTCACCTCTTACCCTTACCTTACTTCCATTATAGAAACAAATTAAATGTCAATAATGCTTCAACACAAGTGACTTCTGAAGATAATAATATTCCACTGGACTGGGAACTTATTGTTATGGCTCTGAATAGAAGAACAAGGGATGTTCAAAAACGTCTCAGCATATG GGGGGACCCTATACCAAGACATCTAATAGAGAAGGCTGATGCATATATTCCACATGACCTCACGATGTTGCTGGACTTAACAAAG GATGATAATGGCTTGTACAAGGTTGGTGTATCTCCTACTTGGATACACTCAGATATCATGGATGACAACATTCACATGGAACCATGCCAACCTATTCCTTGCTTTGAGCATTCTTCATGTTTAGCTCTAGCTGTTAATGGAGAATTGGATGCTCATGAAACAGAAGGAAGGCTAAGGAAATGGCAGCCAACTCACATTATTGATTTTAGTGACCTGTCAATAG GTGATCCTTTATATGACTTGATTCCAATATATCTGGATGTTTTTAGAGGAGATGAAGTTCTTTTTAAACAGCTTTTGAGAAGCTATAGACTTCCCTTGTCAAAAGCATCTATACATGGTGCACACTCTTGCAAAGTACCAGAGAACGAGGCGAAGTTCAAAAGACTGTCATATCGAGCCAT